In one window of Candidatus Sulfuricurvum sp. RIFRC-1 DNA:
- a CDS encoding glycosyltransferase — MELPKTTIIISVYKDTEALGFILDSLANQTLPADEIIVSEDGDSSEMREFIATQQDRFPNLVHLTQPDDGWWKNKAMNSAIQASSNEYLIFIDGDCVPYSTFIQAHAENAQKGIVLCGKRFELGPKFTERVKQHELTVRDIEKKFFWYLPFMITDDARHPEDGLTFKSHSFISRQIHKRYVRHIIGCNWSCYKEDFLKINGFDETYRLPAEGEDVDPSWRFRGMGIELKSCRNNANILHLYHPKRFSAVEGDVNKVIMEKHRAENAFYCKDGITKL; from the coding sequence ATGGAACTCCCAAAAACAACCATTATCATCTCCGTTTACAAAGATACAGAGGCGCTTGGTTTTATATTGGATAGCTTAGCTAATCAAACGCTGCCTGCCGATGAGATTATCGTTTCTGAAGATGGTGATTCGTCCGAAATGCGTGAATTTATCGCTACACAACAAGACCGTTTTCCTAATCTCGTTCACCTCACCCAGCCAGATGATGGCTGGTGGAAAAACAAAGCGATGAACAGTGCAATCCAAGCCTCATCGAACGAATACCTGATTTTCATCGACGGAGACTGTGTCCCCTACAGTACCTTTATCCAAGCGCATGCCGAAAATGCCCAAAAAGGGATCGTCCTCTGCGGCAAACGGTTCGAACTCGGACCTAAATTTACCGAACGGGTCAAACAACATGAACTCACCGTCCGTGATATCGAAAAAAAATTCTTTTGGTATCTGCCATTCATGATTACCGATGATGCACGTCATCCCGAAGATGGTTTAACCTTTAAATCGCACTCTTTCATCAGCCGTCAGATTCATAAACGCTATGTTCGTCATATCATCGGATGCAACTGGTCATGCTATAAAGAGGATTTTCTGAAAATCAACGGTTTTGACGAAACTTACCGTCTCCCCGCCGAAGGAGAAGATGTCGATCCGAGCTGGCGCTTTCGGGGGATGGGGATAGAACTAAAATCATGCCGAAACAATGCCAATATCCTCCATCTCTATCATCCGAAACGCTTTAGTGCAGTTGAGGGGGATGTGAATAAAGTAATTATGGAAAAACATCGTGCGGAAAATGCATTTTATTGTAAAGATGGGATTACGAAGCTTTAA
- a CDS encoding glycosyltransferase, giving the protein MRVSVIVAVYKDVQSLSLIITALKRQTYKNFEVIIAEDGENPQMKEYVESITDLDVKHTTQEDIGVRKARSQNNGIIASSGEYLIFIDGDCVPYTTFVEAHAALAKSGTVLSGRRVNLSEPLTKKIKSGVLDIIDIEKQLYKYIGLAFEKNSKYEYGIYLSPTGWLYPLLSKLRKRNTSILGCNFSCFRKDMIALNGFDEGYGETSLSDDTDLDWRFRAYGLEIKSCKNVANQFHLWHPYNERDIGSFYWEKMVKNQEDNRYICNDGLNTHRSYSLNIEQIELRAMDL; this is encoded by the coding sequence ATGAGAGTTAGCGTGATCGTAGCGGTTTATAAAGATGTTCAATCGCTCTCATTGATTATCACCGCATTGAAACGCCAAACGTATAAAAACTTCGAAGTGATTATCGCCGAAGACGGCGAGAACCCTCAAATGAAAGAGTATGTTGAGAGTATTACCGATTTGGATGTGAAACACACAACGCAAGAGGATATCGGAGTCCGAAAAGCCCGCTCCCAAAATAACGGCATTATTGCCAGTTCGGGAGAATACCTGATTTTTATCGATGGAGATTGTGTCCCTTATACGACTTTTGTGGAAGCCCATGCAGCTTTGGCTAAAAGTGGGACGGTTCTCTCTGGCCGGCGTGTCAATTTATCGGAACCTCTGACCAAAAAGATCAAATCGGGAGTGCTTGATATTATCGATATCGAAAAACAGCTCTATAAATACATCGGATTGGCATTTGAAAAAAACTCGAAATACGAATACGGCATTTATCTCTCTCCGACAGGATGGCTTTATCCGTTGTTATCAAAACTCCGCAAACGTAATACGAGTATTTTGGGGTGTAATTTTTCATGCTTTCGAAAAGATATGATTGCCTTGAACGGATTTGATGAGGGGTATGGCGAAACATCACTCAGTGATGATACCGATTTGGATTGGCGGTTTCGTGCTTACGGATTGGAGATTAAATCGTGTAAAAATGTAGCCAATCAGTTTCATTTATGGCATCCGTATAACGAAAGGGATATCGGTTCGTTTTATTGGGAAAAGATGGTTAAAAATCAAGAAGATAATCGATATATATGTAACGATGGGCTAAATACACATAGGTCCTATTCACTAAATATAGAACAAATTGAGTTGAGGGCTATGGATTTATGA
- a CDS encoding glycosyltransferase family 4 protein codes for MATKICELCLSPDLGGLELFMMRASRYLGEECISVINEKGKLKSYYEGTHYRYATLKQRSVLVSWLSARSLAKIIDEEEIDVLHLHWTKDLPLAVMAKLLSTRKPKVVQSRHMTMTRFKDDFYHRFLYKNLDCVLAVTQQVKSQIEKFIPSDIRPRTEVLYIGAEQPTVISSEERNERRQQMGLYNAFTVGIVGRIEEPKGQHIVLEAVKALHQNGVDAKALIVGHAMDEGYLQKLQNNYADIALFTGFTKEAQTLMQLCDVMVLATENETFGLVLIEAMMCGVCVVASRSGGPLEIIDDGINGLLFKTFDVLDLAEKLRLLYEKRDLRQKFAEAGRSKALEVFESQKQFAELKRVLENL; via the coding sequence GTGGCAACTAAAATTTGTGAATTGTGTCTTTCTCCCGATCTAGGGGGGCTGGAACTCTTTATGATGCGCGCATCTCGTTATTTGGGTGAAGAGTGCATCAGCGTGATTAACGAGAAAGGGAAGCTAAAGAGTTATTATGAGGGAACTCACTATCGTTATGCTACCTTAAAACAGCGTAGCGTTTTAGTATCATGGCTCAGTGCCAGATCATTGGCAAAAATTATTGATGAAGAGGAGATTGATGTTCTCCATCTCCATTGGACGAAGGATCTTCCTTTGGCCGTTATGGCTAAACTTCTCTCGACGCGTAAACCTAAGGTTGTGCAGTCGCGCCACATGACGATGACCCGTTTCAAAGACGATTTTTATCATCGATTCCTCTATAAAAATCTCGATTGTGTGCTCGCCGTAACGCAACAGGTCAAATCGCAGATCGAGAAATTTATCCCCTCGGATATTCGGCCGAGAACAGAGGTGCTTTACATCGGCGCGGAGCAACCAACGGTGATTTCGTCTGAAGAGCGAAATGAACGCCGTCAACAGATGGGGCTCTATAATGCGTTTACCGTCGGGATCGTCGGACGGATCGAAGAGCCGAAAGGGCAGCATATCGTCCTCGAAGCGGTAAAAGCATTGCATCAAAACGGTGTGGATGCTAAAGCTTTGATTGTCGGTCATGCGATGGATGAGGGGTATCTCCAAAAACTTCAAAATAACTATGCTGATATTGCCCTTTTTACCGGATTTACCAAAGAGGCTCAAACATTGATGCAGCTGTGTGATGTAATGGTGTTAGCAACCGAAAATGAGACATTCGGACTCGTACTGATCGAGGCGATGATGTGCGGAGTGTGTGTCGTTGCGAGTCGTAGCGGAGGACCATTGGAGATTATCGACGATGGAATCAATGGGCTGTTGTTTAAAACGTTTGATGTGTTGGATTTAGCAGAGAAATTGAGATTGTTGTATGAAAAGAGGGACTTACGACAAAAATTTGCCGAAGCGGGAAGATCAAAAGCTTTGGAAGTATTTGAAAGTCAAAAGCAGTTTGCCGAATTAAAACGAGTATTGGAGAATCTATGA
- a CDS encoding glycosyltransferase family 2 protein produces the protein MNVSAVMIVKNGARTIQKSLESLREFDDVIVYDNGSSDGTQSIASEFPNVRLIEGEFDGFGTTKNRAVHYANHDWVLIIDSDEVVDEELLHALKTRILDPNAIYIVNFLAYYKDIPIRHCGWNNQKIRRLYNKTVTKFNDNFVHENIIDEGMKKLPIAGNMKHYSYMSISDFIVKLDRYSTLFATDNVGKKSSSPAKAFFNGLYSFFRTYVLKRGFLDGYAGLIIAFSHMATNFYKYIKLYEMNLEQKSKRGN, from the coding sequence ATGAACGTATCGGCGGTAATGATCGTCAAAAACGGAGCGAGGACGATCCAAAAATCGTTGGAGAGTTTGAGAGAGTTTGATGATGTTATTGTTTATGATAACGGCTCTAGCGATGGAACCCAATCCATCGCGTCTGAATTTCCAAATGTTCGATTGATCGAGGGGGAGTTTGACGGATTCGGGACGACCAAAAACCGCGCGGTACATTATGCCAACCATGATTGGGTATTGATTATCGACAGTGATGAGGTGGTGGATGAGGAACTGTTACACGCACTTAAAACCCGAATCCTCGATCCGAATGCGATCTATATCGTGAACTTTCTCGCCTATTATAAAGATATCCCGATTCGCCACTGTGGCTGGAACAACCAAAAGATTCGCCGTCTCTATAATAAAACGGTGACCAAATTTAATGATAATTTTGTCCATGAAAACATCATCGATGAGGGGATGAAAAAACTTCCCATTGCTGGCAACATGAAACATTACAGCTACATGAGTATCTCCGATTTTATCGTCAAGCTCGATCGCTATTCAACTTTGTTTGCAACCGATAATGTCGGGAAAAAATCCTCATCCCCCGCGAAAGCATTTTTTAACGGGCTTTATTCGTTTTTCCGTACCTATGTTCTCAAGAGAGGATTTTTAGATGGGTATGCGGGGCTGATCATTGCATTTTCCCATATGGCGACCAATTTTTACAAATACATCAAGCTCTATGAGATGAATCTGGAACAAAAGAGTAAACGTGGCAACTAA
- a CDS encoding polysaccharide deacetylase family protein: protein MIMYHHINSDDLPLSNSDSMLDAHLHLISTRFTSVFPGDQITSVSICLTFDDAYYDFYHYVFPLLKKYNLKALLAVPTHYILEDTDVMSEHRLSLKHHEIYEGDNYKTYVPFCTYTELREMVQSGHVAIASHSMNHVNLSEEGVDLDQEIFGSKIMLEENLGFRVDSFVLPYGKYNDAAVALASEYYPYVFRIGNALNPSWNGIGGLIYRIKGDGLKTPEELFKPMKQLGFWFKTMIKTLKGSR from the coding sequence GTGATTATGTATCATCATATCAACAGTGATGACCTCCCTCTCTCAAATTCTGATAGTATGTTAGATGCGCATTTGCATCTGATTTCTACACGTTTTACGTCGGTATTCCCCGGAGACCAGATCACCTCAGTATCTATTTGCCTGACATTCGATGATGCGTATTATGATTTTTACCATTATGTGTTTCCATTACTAAAAAAATACAATCTCAAAGCGCTGCTTGCGGTCCCAACACACTATATTTTAGAAGATACCGATGTCATGTCAGAACATCGATTGTCTCTCAAGCATCATGAAATTTATGAGGGCGATAACTATAAAACGTATGTTCCGTTTTGTACCTATACGGAGCTTAGAGAGATGGTTCAAAGTGGACATGTTGCTATCGCGTCTCATTCGATGAATCATGTTAATTTGAGCGAAGAAGGTGTTGATTTAGATCAGGAAATTTTCGGCTCCAAAATCATGCTTGAAGAGAACCTCGGGTTTCGGGTTGATTCATTTGTTTTGCCGTATGGTAAATACAACGATGCGGCAGTTGCATTAGCAAGCGAATATTACCCTTATGTATTTCGAATCGGAAATGCTCTAAACCCCTCTTGGAATGGGATAGGCGGACTAATCTACCGGATTAAAGGGGATGGACTTAAGACACCCGAAGAACTTTTTAAACCTATGAAACAGCTAGGATTTTGGTTTAAAACGATGATTAAAACACTAAAAGGGTCACGATGA
- a CDS encoding mannose-1-phosphate guanylyltransferase/mannose-6-phosphate isomerase, giving the protein MTNIILCGGSGTRLWPISRTLMPKQFVKLFDNKSLFQLTVKRNSTLCNQQMIVSNTEQYFLALDQLEEIENYNSQYLLEPTGRNTAPAIALACIGLDADEIVLVTPSDHLIKNSSAYATVLERARVLADRGFLVTFGIAPEFAETGFGYIEAADEDVRAFHEKPDAQTAQRYVDAGNYYWNSGMFCFKAGVFLEELQKYSPEIFKTSKIAFDNKKTDHSIFRIQHTDMAAIPEESIDYAVMEKSSKVKVVYSDIGWSDVGSFDALAEELPNDEHNNFIIANKPISLIDIEDLIIIDTEDALLISKKGSSQKVKEIVAEHKQTNPELTHIHRTAHRPWGTYTVLEDTLGYKIKRIMVKPGKRLSLQKHFHRNEHWIVLSGTATVTVGEQTYLVHPNESTYIKAGKLHRLANMGKIPLVIIEAQVGEYTGEDDIVRIEDDYDRGENK; this is encoded by the coding sequence ATGACGAATATTATCCTATGTGGCGGAAGTGGTACACGCCTTTGGCCGATCAGCCGCACTCTGATGCCCAAACAATTTGTTAAACTCTTTGATAATAAATCTTTATTTCAGCTAACAGTTAAACGCAATAGTACTCTATGCAATCAACAGATGATTGTTTCCAATACGGAGCAGTATTTTCTTGCTCTCGATCAGCTTGAAGAGATTGAAAATTATAACAGCCAATATTTGCTTGAACCAACAGGACGCAATACCGCTCCCGCCATCGCATTGGCATGTATAGGATTGGACGCAGATGAGATCGTATTGGTGACCCCTTCGGATCATTTGATTAAAAACAGTTCTGCGTATGCAACTGTATTGGAGCGTGCTCGTGTTCTAGCGGACAGAGGATTCTTGGTAACGTTTGGCATCGCCCCCGAATTTGCCGAAACGGGTTTTGGATATATTGAAGCAGCGGATGAAGACGTCAGAGCATTTCATGAAAAACCGGATGCGCAAACCGCACAGCGCTATGTTGATGCCGGGAACTATTATTGGAACAGCGGAATGTTTTGTTTCAAAGCCGGAGTTTTTTTAGAAGAACTGCAAAAATACTCACCTGAGATTTTCAAAACATCTAAAATTGCCTTTGATAATAAAAAAACTGACCATTCGATATTTAGAATTCAGCATACGGATATGGCCGCTATTCCCGAAGAGAGTATCGATTATGCCGTGATGGAAAAGTCGTCGAAAGTGAAAGTAGTCTATTCCGATATCGGCTGGTCGGATGTCGGGAGTTTTGATGCGCTTGCAGAAGAGCTGCCGAATGATGAACATAATAATTTCATCATTGCTAATAAACCCATCAGTCTTATCGATATTGAAGATCTCATTATTATTGACACTGAGGATGCGTTACTGATCTCCAAAAAAGGTTCATCCCAAAAAGTTAAAGAGATTGTAGCAGAACATAAACAAACAAATCCCGAGCTTACTCATATCCATCGTACCGCACACCGCCCATGGGGGACATATACCGTACTTGAAGATACTCTGGGATACAAGATCAAACGGATCATGGTCAAACCCGGAAAACGGCTCAGCCTCCAAAAACATTTTCATCGAAACGAACATTGGATCGTCCTTAGCGGTACGGCTACTGTAACCGTAGGGGAACAAACCTATCTCGTTCATCCCAATGAATCGACGTATATCAAAGCAGGAAAACTTCACCGTTTAGCCAATATGGGTAAAATACCGCTTGTAATTATCGAAGCACAAGTCGGTGAATATACAGGTGAAGATGATATTGTGAGAATTGAAGATGATTATGATCGCGGAGAAAACAAATGA
- the gmd gene encoding GDP-mannose 4,6-dehydratase, translating to MNNPKVALITGVTGQDGSYLAEFLLKKGYIVHGIKRRTSLFNTDRIDHLYQDPHVDNRNLFLHYGDMTDSMNLTRIIQEVQPDEIYNLAAMSHVAVSFETPEYVANADGTGTLRILEAVKLLGLAHKTKIYQASTSELYGKVQETPQSESTPFYPRSPYAVAKMYAYWITVNYREAYGMFACNGILFNHESPVRGETFVTRKITRAASKIALGLQDKLYLGNLDAKRDWGHAKDYVRMMWMILQAEQPEDWVIATGQTTTVRDFVRMAFTYAGITLEFRGEGVDEKGYVVSCSNPDYQVDIGREVVAVDPRYFRPTEVDLLLGDPTKAEQKLGWTREYRLQELVDDMMKSDLKLMTKDVYLQEGGYKTMSYYE from the coding sequence ATGAATAATCCTAAAGTTGCACTTATAACCGGTGTCACAGGACAGGATGGGAGCTATCTCGCCGAATTTCTCCTCAAAAAAGGGTACATTGTCCACGGGATTAAGCGACGGACTTCTCTTTTTAATACCGATCGTATCGATCACCTCTACCAAGATCCCCATGTTGATAACCGTAACCTCTTTTTACATTATGGGGATATGACTGACTCGATGAACCTTACCCGTATTATCCAAGAGGTACAACCGGATGAGATCTATAACCTCGCCGCAATGAGCCATGTTGCTGTCTCATTTGAAACACCTGAGTATGTAGCCAATGCCGATGGGACAGGAACACTTCGTATTCTCGAAGCCGTAAAACTTTTGGGACTTGCCCACAAAACGAAAATCTATCAGGCTTCCACCAGCGAACTATACGGTAAAGTCCAAGAGACTCCTCAATCTGAAAGCACACCGTTCTATCCGCGTTCTCCGTATGCGGTGGCTAAAATGTATGCTTACTGGATCACCGTCAACTACCGCGAAGCCTATGGGATGTTTGCATGTAACGGAATCCTTTTCAACCACGAAAGCCCTGTACGCGGTGAAACATTTGTTACCCGTAAAATCACTCGTGCGGCTTCTAAAATCGCCCTTGGATTACAAGATAAACTCTACCTCGGTAACCTTGATGCCAAACGTGACTGGGGTCATGCAAAAGACTATGTACGGATGATGTGGATGATCCTCCAAGCCGAACAGCCAGAAGACTGGGTTATTGCAACAGGACAAACCACTACAGTACGTGACTTCGTCCGTATGGCATTTACCTATGCCGGAATTACGTTAGAGTTCCGTGGAGAAGGCGTCGATGAAAAAGGCTACGTCGTATCCTGCAGCAACCCTGACTACCAAGTCGATATCGGCCGTGAAGTCGTTGCCGTCGATCCTCGCTACTTCCGTCCGACTGAAGTTGATCTCTTGTTAGGTGATCCGACCAAAGCAGAACAAAAACTGGGTTGGACTAGAGAATACCGACTCCAAGAGCTAGTTGATGATATGATGAAATCGGACCTCAAACTAATGACTAAAGATGTTTACCTCCAAGAAGGTGGTTATAAAACGATGAGCTATTACGAGTAA
- a CDS encoding GDP-L-fucose synthase gives MDKNSKIYVAGHRGLVGSAIIKNLHFKGYSNIMTRTHSELDLTSQQAVSDFFLAEKPEYVFLAAAKVGGIVANNTYRGEFIYENVMIQNNIIHQSFLNGVKKLMFLGSTCIYPKNTPQPMPEHCLLTDTLEYTNEPYAIAKIAGIKMCESYNLQYGTNYISVMPTNLYGPNDNFDLEKSHVLPAMIRKIHLAKLLSENNTQAVLDDLKMDDIETALGYLKGFGVSGERVEIWGSGKPMREFLWSEDMADACVFLMENRNFKDTFSATNEIRNTHINIGTGIDISIHDLAYLVREIVGFTGELYFNTDKPDGTMKKLTDVNKLHALGWKHTVELHEGIKMIYTWYLYNQGNIL, from the coding sequence ATGGATAAAAATAGCAAAATTTATGTAGCCGGTCACCGTGGACTTGTCGGCAGTGCCATCATCAAAAACCTTCACTTCAAAGGGTACAGCAATATCATGACCCGTACCCATAGTGAACTTGACTTAACAAGTCAGCAAGCTGTTTCTGATTTCTTTTTAGCCGAAAAACCGGAATACGTCTTTTTGGCTGCAGCCAAAGTAGGCGGGATCGTAGCCAATAACACTTACCGGGGTGAGTTTATTTATGAAAACGTGATGATCCAGAACAACATCATCCATCAGAGCTTTCTCAACGGTGTCAAAAAACTGATGTTTTTGGGAAGTACCTGCATCTACCCGAAAAATACCCCTCAGCCGATGCCGGAGCATTGTCTCCTCACAGATACATTGGAATATACCAACGAACCTTACGCGATTGCCAAAATCGCCGGTATTAAAATGTGTGAGAGCTATAATCTACAGTACGGCACCAACTATATCAGTGTTATGCCGACCAATCTCTATGGACCTAACGATAACTTCGATTTGGAAAAATCGCACGTCCTCCCTGCCATGATTCGTAAAATCCATTTGGCCAAACTCCTGAGTGAAAATAATACTCAAGCAGTATTGGATGATTTAAAAATGGATGACATTGAAACCGCACTAGGGTATCTTAAAGGTTTCGGTGTGAGCGGTGAACGGGTAGAAATCTGGGGGAGCGGAAAACCGATGCGTGAGTTCCTCTGGTCCGAGGATATGGCGGATGCTTGCGTATTTCTGATGGAAAATAGAAATTTTAAAGACACCTTTAGTGCAACTAACGAAATCCGTAACACACACATTAATATTGGAACAGGTATCGATATCAGCATCCATGATTTAGCCTATCTTGTCCGTGAAATTGTAGGATTTACCGGTGAGCTTTATTTCAACACCGATAAACCTGATGGAACGATGAAAAAACTAACCGACGTTAACAAACTTCACGCTTTGGGTTGGAAACATACGGTAGAATTACATGAAGGAATTAAAATGATCTATACATGGTATTTATACAATCAAGGGAATATTTTATGA
- the rfbF gene encoding glucose-1-phosphate cytidylyltransferase: MKVVLLAGGYGTRISEETDIKPKPMVEIGGKPILWHIMKMYSAHGFNEFVILLGYKSYYIKEYFANYFLHQSDVTINLQTNAMEVHNNSSEPWKVTLVETGLDTMTGGRIKRAEQYIGNEPFLLTYGDGVADVNIAETVAFHKTHGKALTMTAIQPEARFGNLDIQDNMSVASFIEKPKTEGGWINGGFFVCEPKVLNYLSADESCVFEQAPLQNLAKDGELVAFKHHGFWQCMDTLRDNQKLNQMWHNDKAKWKNW; encoded by the coding sequence ATGAAAGTTGTACTATTAGCCGGCGGATACGGAACCCGTATTTCAGAAGAGACCGATATAAAACCCAAACCGATGGTAGAAATCGGGGGTAAGCCGATCCTTTGGCATATTATGAAGATGTATTCGGCACATGGATTTAATGAGTTTGTTATTTTGCTCGGCTACAAAAGTTACTATATCAAAGAATACTTCGCAAACTATTTTCTTCACCAAAGTGACGTTACTATTAATCTTCAAACCAATGCTATGGAAGTACACAATAACAGCAGTGAACCATGGAAAGTGACCCTCGTTGAGACAGGATTAGATACGATGACCGGCGGTCGGATTAAACGAGCTGAACAATATATCGGCAATGAACCATTTTTGCTCACATACGGTGATGGCGTAGCCGATGTAAATATTGCAGAGACGGTGGCATTTCATAAAACCCATGGAAAAGCACTGACGATGACGGCTATCCAACCGGAAGCACGTTTTGGGAATCTCGATATCCAAGACAACATGAGCGTTGCAAGTTTTATCGAAAAGCCAAAAACCGAAGGGGGATGGATCAATGGAGGCTTTTTTGTCTGCGAGCCCAAAGTCCTTAACTATTTGAGTGCAGATGAATCGTGTGTATTTGAGCAAGCTCCCCTTCAAAATTTGGCGAAAGACGGTGAGTTGGTAGCCTTTAAACACCACGGTTTCTGGCAATGTATGGACACGCTACGCGATAATCAAAAACTAAATCAGATGTGGCACAATGATAAAGCCAAATGGAAGAATTGGTAA
- the rfbG gene encoding CDP-glucose 4,6-dehydratase, with translation MEELVMQNLFGGQYKGKTVLITGHTGFKGSWLALWLNEMGANVIGYSLEAPTEPNHLDLLALNIISIIGDIRDLELLNKTFATYKPEIVFHLAAQPLVRLSYENPIETYETNVMGTLKVFEACRANGVRAIVNITSDKAYENREWVWGYRENDPMGGYDPYSSSKGCADILAASYRSSYFNPEEYKKSHNTLLASCRAGNVIGGGDWAKDRLMTDIMLSVSQGKKVSIRNPNATRPWQHVLEPLSGYLAIGQKLLEERVEFAEAWNFGPSDEGSITVEEVVNHVKKHWDRIDYEITRDPNQPHEANLLKLDCSKAHIRLKWKDVWESETTFEKTVLWYKNFYENNAIDTIDDLKQYILDAKKKNLEWSIF, from the coding sequence ATGGAAGAATTGGTAATGCAAAATCTTTTCGGCGGTCAATATAAAGGAAAAACTGTTCTTATAACAGGCCATACAGGATTCAAAGGGTCATGGCTGGCATTGTGGCTGAACGAAATGGGTGCCAATGTCATTGGTTATTCCCTTGAGGCTCCGACAGAGCCAAATCATTTAGACCTTTTAGCGCTTAATATCATTTCCATTATCGGAGATATCCGAGATTTAGAACTCTTAAATAAAACATTTGCAACCTATAAACCGGAGATTGTTTTTCATCTAGCCGCCCAACCGCTGGTACGCCTTTCCTATGAAAACCCGATCGAAACCTATGAGACGAATGTTATGGGAACCCTTAAAGTGTTTGAAGCCTGTCGAGCCAATGGTGTAAGAGCGATTGTTAATATTACGAGTGACAAAGCGTATGAGAACCGAGAATGGGTATGGGGATACCGTGAAAACGATCCAATGGGGGGATATGATCCCTACAGCTCTTCCAAAGGGTGTGCCGATATTCTTGCTGCCTCTTATCGAAGCTCCTATTTTAACCCCGAAGAGTATAAAAAATCGCATAACACTCTTTTGGCGTCCTGCCGTGCCGGCAATGTGATCGGTGGCGGAGATTGGGCGAAAGACCGTCTTATGACCGACATTATGCTCTCAGTCTCGCAAGGGAAAAAAGTGAGTATCCGAAATCCGAATGCGACCCGTCCATGGCAGCATGTCCTCGAACCGCTCAGCGGCTATCTCGCTATCGGGCAAAAACTGCTCGAAGAACGGGTTGAATTTGCAGAAGCGTGGAATTTTGGCCCCAGCGATGAGGGGTCTATTACAGTCGAAGAGGTGGTCAATCATGTCAAAAAGCATTGGGATAGAATCGATTATGAAATTACCCGTGATCCAAACCAACCTCATGAAGCCAATCTCTTAAAACTCGATTGTTCAAAAGCCCATATCCGCTTAAAATGGAAAGATGTATGGGAGAGTGAGACGACATTTGAGAAAACGGTATTGTGGTACAAGAATTTTTATGAAAATAATGCCATTGATACAATCGATGATTTAAAGCAATATATTTTAGATGCAAAAAAGAAAAACTTAGAGTGGAGCATATTTTGA